Proteins encoded together in one Rhizobium bangladeshense window:
- a CDS encoding sugar ABC transporter substrate-binding protein, with product MKKSVLAFGALALGVAFSAPAMAAEVSACLITKTDTNPFFVKMKEGATAKAKELGVSLKSYAGKIDGDSESQVAAIESCIADGAKGILLTASDTKGIVPAVKKARDAGLLVIALDTPLEPADAADATFATDNLLAGKLIGQWAKETLGDKAKDAKVGFLDLTPSQPTVDVLRDQGFMMGFGIDPKNPDKIGDEDDSRIVGHDVTNGNEEGGRKAMENLLQKDPSINVIHTINEPAAVGAYQALKAVGMEKNVLIVSVDGGCPGVKSVKEGVIGATSQQYPLLMASLGIEAIKKFADSGEKPKPTEGKSFFDTGVSLVTDKPVSGVKSIDTKEGTDKCWG from the coding sequence ATGAAGAAATCAGTTCTCGCATTTGGCGCGCTCGCGCTCGGTGTCGCTTTTTCCGCTCCGGCGATGGCGGCTGAAGTTTCCGCCTGCCTGATCACCAAGACCGACACCAACCCCTTCTTCGTCAAGATGAAGGAAGGTGCGACGGCCAAGGCCAAGGAACTCGGCGTTTCGCTGAAGTCCTATGCCGGCAAGATCGACGGTGACAGCGAAAGCCAGGTCGCAGCGATCGAAAGCTGCATCGCCGACGGCGCAAAGGGCATCCTGCTGACGGCTTCGGACACCAAGGGCATCGTGCCTGCGGTCAAGAAGGCCCGCGACGCCGGTCTGCTGGTCATCGCGCTCGACACGCCGCTCGAGCCGGCCGATGCCGCCGACGCCACCTTCGCCACCGACAACCTGCTCGCCGGCAAGCTGATCGGCCAGTGGGCCAAGGAAACCCTCGGCGACAAGGCCAAGGACGCCAAAGTCGGCTTCCTCGACCTGACGCCGTCGCAGCCGACGGTCGACGTTCTGCGCGACCAGGGCTTCATGATGGGCTTCGGCATCGACCCGAAGAACCCGGACAAGATCGGCGACGAAGACGACAGCCGCATCGTCGGCCATGACGTGACCAACGGCAACGAGGAAGGCGGCCGCAAGGCCATGGAAAACCTTCTGCAGAAGGATCCGAGCATCAACGTCATCCACACGATCAACGAGCCGGCCGCTGTCGGCGCCTACCAGGCGCTGAAGGCCGTCGGCATGGAAAAGAATGTTCTGATCGTTTCGGTTGATGGCGGTTGCCCGGGTGTGAAGTCGGTCAAGGAAGGTGTCATCGGCGCCACCTCGCAGCAATATCCGCTGCTGATGGCGTCGCTCGGTATCGAGGCGATCAAGAAGTTCGCCGACTCCGGTGAAAAGCCGAAGCCGACCGAAGGCAAGTCCTTCTTCGACACCGGCGTCTCGCTCGTGACCGACAAGCCGGTCTCCGGCGTCAAATCGATCGACACCAAGGAAGGCACGGACAAGTGCTGGGGCTGA
- a CDS encoding ABC transporter permease — MTGAQEFERVLDGSDKNVASFEHQDVPLIKRAQHFLHSTPAAVPLIVLVLAIAIFGATIGGRFFSSYTLTLILQQIAIVGILGAAQTLVILTAGIDLSIGVIMVISAVIMGNVAITYGIPTPIAVISGLLVGGLCGLLNGFLVAFMKLPPFIVTLGTWNIVMATNFIYSANETIRDADVDAQAPLLHLFAASFRLGTAVLTLGVIAMVLLVLLLWYVLNHTAWGRHVYAVGDDPEAAKLSGIQTKRVLLTVYTLSGVIAAFAAWVSIGRNGSISPSSAVTDYNLQAITATVIGGISLFGGRGSILGTLFGAMIVGVVSMGLNMLGADPQWKVLLTGVLIIAAVAIDQWIRKVSV, encoded by the coding sequence ATGACCGGAGCACAGGAATTCGAACGCGTCCTCGACGGCAGCGACAAGAACGTCGCCTCCTTCGAGCACCAGGACGTCCCGCTGATCAAGCGCGCGCAGCATTTTCTGCACTCGACGCCGGCCGCCGTGCCGCTGATCGTGCTGGTGCTGGCGATCGCCATCTTCGGGGCAACGATCGGCGGACGGTTCTTCTCGTCCTACACCTTGACACTGATCCTGCAGCAGATCGCCATCGTCGGCATTCTCGGCGCGGCCCAGACACTGGTCATCCTGACGGCCGGCATCGATCTTTCGATCGGCGTCATCATGGTGATCTCGGCCGTCATTATGGGCAATGTCGCCATCACCTACGGCATACCGACGCCGATCGCGGTGATTTCGGGCCTTCTGGTCGGCGGCCTCTGCGGCCTGCTGAACGGCTTCCTGGTCGCCTTCATGAAGCTGCCGCCCTTCATCGTCACGCTCGGCACCTGGAACATCGTGATGGCGACGAATTTCATCTATTCCGCCAATGAGACGATCCGCGACGCCGATGTCGACGCACAGGCACCGCTGCTGCATCTTTTCGCGGCTAGCTTCAGGCTCGGCACCGCCGTGCTCACCCTCGGCGTCATCGCCATGGTCCTGCTCGTCCTGCTGCTCTGGTATGTACTCAATCACACTGCCTGGGGAAGGCATGTCTATGCGGTCGGCGACGATCCGGAGGCGGCGAAGCTTTCCGGTATCCAGACGAAGCGGGTGCTGCTGACCGTCTACACGCTGTCGGGCGTCATCGCCGCCTTCGCAGCCTGGGTGTCGATCGGCCGCAATGGCTCGATCTCGCCGTCCTCGGCGGTCACCGATTATAACCTTCAGGCGATCACCGCGACCGTGATCGGCGGCATCTCGCTCTTCGGCGGCCGCGGTTCCATTCTCGGCACGCTGTTCGGCGCCATGATCGTCGGCGTCGTGTCGATGGGTCTCAACATGCTCGGCGCCGATCCGCAATGGAAAGTCCTCTTGACCGGCGTGCTGATCATCGCCGCCGTCGCCATCGATCAGTGGATCAGAAAGGTTTCGGTGTGA
- a CDS encoding ATP-binding cassette domain-containing protein — protein sequence MAVEPILTARGLVKRYGRVTALDNADFDLYPGEILAVIGDNGAGKSSLIKAISGAVTPDEGVITLEGRQVHFRSPMEAREAGIETVYQNLALSPALSIADNMFLGREIRKKGPLGSLFRMLDRPAMEKLARNKLSELGLMTIQNINQAVETLSGGQRQGVAVARAAAFGSKVIIMDEPTAALGVKESRRVLELILDVRARGLPIVLISHNMPHVFEVADRIHIHRLGRRLTVINPKEYTMSDAVAFMTGAKAVPTEPVAA from the coding sequence ATGGCTGTCGAACCCATTCTCACCGCCCGCGGCCTCGTCAAGCGTTATGGACGCGTAACCGCGCTCGACAATGCCGATTTCGACCTCTATCCGGGTGAAATCCTTGCCGTCATCGGCGATAACGGCGCCGGCAAGTCGTCGCTGATCAAGGCGATTTCAGGCGCCGTCACCCCCGACGAGGGCGTGATCACGCTCGAGGGCCGGCAGGTGCATTTCCGCTCGCCGATGGAAGCGCGCGAAGCCGGCATCGAGACCGTCTACCAGAACCTCGCTCTGTCGCCGGCGCTGTCGATCGCCGACAACATGTTCCTCGGCCGCGAGATCCGCAAAAAAGGGCCGCTCGGCTCGCTATTCCGCATGCTCGACCGGCCCGCCATGGAAAAGCTGGCGCGCAACAAGCTCTCGGAACTCGGGCTGATGACCATTCAGAACATCAACCAGGCGGTGGAGACGCTGTCCGGCGGTCAGCGCCAGGGTGTCGCCGTCGCCCGCGCCGCAGCTTTCGGTTCGAAGGTCATCATCATGGACGAACCGACGGCCGCTCTCGGTGTCAAGGAAAGCCGCCGCGTGCTGGAACTGATCCTCGACGTGCGCGCCCGCGGCCTGCCGATCGTGCTGATCTCCCACAACATGCCGCATGTCTTCGAGGTCGCCGACCGGATCCATATCCACCGTCTCGGCCGGCGCCTGACGGTGATCAACCCGAAGGAATACACCATGTCGGATGCCGTCGCCTTCATGACCGGCGCCAAGGCGGTTCCGACGGAGCCCGTTGCGGCATGA
- a CDS encoding nucleoside triphosphate hydrolase, with product MSVRIDDIAGEVLSRAGDARRFLIAVAGPPGAGKSTMADNLAAALKAKGESAAVLPMDGFHMDNAILIERGLLARKGIPETFDVRGFLDIIRAVRAADQEVLAPVFDRSRELAIASARPIDPKDRFIIVEGNYLLFTQGKWAELDGIFDFSIMLAPPIEVLEERLWARWRGYNLSEEAASAKVYGNDLPNGRLILENRRPADVTLEIALA from the coding sequence ATGAGCGTACGCATCGACGACATCGCCGGCGAGGTGCTCTCCCGCGCCGGCGATGCCAGACGGTTCCTGATCGCCGTCGCCGGGCCGCCGGGGGCGGGCAAGTCCACCATGGCCGACAATCTAGCGGCGGCGCTGAAAGCCAAAGGCGAAAGCGCCGCAGTCCTGCCGATGGACGGCTTCCACATGGACAACGCCATCCTGATCGAACGCGGTCTGCTGGCGCGCAAGGGCATCCCTGAAACTTTCGATGTCAGGGGCTTCCTCGATATCATCCGTGCGGTCAGGGCGGCCGACCAGGAGGTTCTGGCGCCGGTATTCGACCGTTCGCGCGAGCTCGCCATCGCTTCCGCCCGGCCGATCGATCCCAAGGACCGTTTCATCATCGTCGAGGGCAATTATCTGCTCTTTACGCAGGGCAAATGGGCCGAACTCGACGGCATCTTCGATTTTTCGATCATGCTGGCGCCGCCGATCGAGGTCCTCGAGGAGCGGCTCTGGGCGCGCTGGCGCGGCTACAATCTGAGCGAGGAGGCCGCCAGCGCCAAAGTCTACGGCAACGACCTGCCGAACGGCCGGCTGATCCTCGAAAACCGTCGCCCGGCCGACGTGACGCTGGAGATCGCGCTGGCGTGA